The Deltaproteobacteria bacterium genome has a window encoding:
- a CDS encoding PIN domain-containing protein produces MRSFRVYVDTSVLGGCFDPEFAEWSLSLIQDFRLGRLAPVLSEVIAAEVEPAPSAVRELHEELLLLPAEVVRVTSEALSLVTAYQQRGVLSPRYRNDMLHIALATIARVDVLVSWNFRHIVRLDKIRAFNAVNAERGLGDLSIYSPREVTFYGEE; encoded by the coding sequence ATGCGCTCATTCCGCGTCTATGTCGACACCTCGGTTCTTGGCGGCTGCTTCGATCCTGAGTTCGCTGAGTGGTCGCTCAGTCTCATTCAAGACTTCCGGCTCGGTCGCCTCGCGCCGGTGCTATCCGAGGTCATCGCCGCTGAAGTCGAGCCGGCTCCGTCGGCCGTTCGCGAGCTCCACGAGGAACTGCTTCTCCTGCCGGCGGAGGTCGTGCGGGTCACGTCCGAGGCGCTCTCGCTCGTTACGGCGTACCAGCAGCGAGGCGTCCTATCCCCGCGGTACCGGAACGACATGCTGCACATCGCCTTGGCAACGATCGCCCGCGTGGATGTGCTCGTGAGCTGGAACTTCCGCCATATCGTTCGGCTCGATAAGATCCGGGCATTCAATGCGGTGAACGCGGAGCGCGGGCTCGGCGACTTGAGCATCTACTCCCCGCGAGAGGTCACGTTCTATGGAGAAGAGTGA